A single window of Corythoichthys intestinalis isolate RoL2023-P3 chromosome 21, ASM3026506v1, whole genome shotgun sequence DNA harbors:
- the LOC130909772 gene encoding BTB/POZ domain-containing protein KCTD2-like isoform X2, translated as MRCSGGQGAPSSRLSTESEGPTRHDTASSGGLAKLHLPAEPLLAAARDAVGSEPEASSLPARATSNVADETRRRRHRSQRQITTTARGGGGGSSSSRVRRFRSVVSQRDVMAEPRVLEATERTDFQHVRGSARPRRPEGDPTEAADETGPRWVRLNVGGTYFVTTRQTLCREPKSFLFRLCQDHPDLDSDKDATGAFLIDRDPAYFGPVLNYLRHGKLIMDKNLAEEGVLEEAEFYNIASLVRLVKERIRDNENRTSQGPVKHVYRVLQCQEEELTQMVSTMSDGWKFEQLIGIGSSYNYGNEDQAEFLCVVSRELNNAANGVVTESSQKAKDFSGSLPAHFYPLRGIYTTAIRVHQVFFFYSKYMDTVASLRLFLFQILQERGSRM; from the exons ATGCGGTGCAGTGGCGGGCAGGGCGCGCCTTCTTCTCGGCTTTCGACTGAGTCTGAGGGCCCGACGAGACACGACACTGCCTCCAGCGGAGGATTGGCAAAATTACATCTCCCAGCAGAGCCGCTGCTGGCAGCTGCGCGTGACGCCGTGGGTTCCGAGCCGGAAGCCTCGTCTTTGCCAGCGCGAGCGACGTCAAATGTCGCGGACGAGACTCGCCGCCGACGTCACCGGAGCCAGCGTCAGATCACGACGACGGctcgcggcggcggcggcggttcGTCTTCTTCGCGGGTGCGCCGTTTCCGAAGCGTCGTGAGCCAGCGCGACGTCATGGCCGAGCCGCGGGTGCTCGAAGCGACCGAGCGGACGGACTTCCAGCACGTCCGCGGCTCGGCTCGGCCCCGTCGGCCCGAGGGCGACCCGACCGAAGCGGCGGACGAGACGGGCCCGCGCTGGGTGCGCCTCAACGTGGGCGGGACCTACTTCGTCACCACCAGGCAGACCTTGTGCAGGGAGCCCAAGTCGTTCCTCTTCCGACTGTGCCAGGACCACCCCGACTTGGACTCTGACAAA GACGCCACCGGAGCCTTTCTGATCGACCGGGATCCCGCCTACTTCGGCCCCGTCCTCAACTACCTGCGCCACGGAAAGCTCATTATGGACAAGAACCTGGCCGAGGAAG GCGTCCTGGAAGAGGCAGAGTTCTACAACATCGCCTCCCTGGTGCGGCTGGTCAAGGAGCGCATAAGGGACAACGAGAACCGCACCTCGCAG GGTCCCGTCAAACACGTCTACCGCGTCCTGCAGTGCCAGGAGGAGGAGCTGACGCAGATGGTCTCCACCATGTCGGACGGATGGAAGTTCGAACAG CTGATCGGCATCGGCTCCTCGTACAATTACGGCAACGAGGACCAGGCGGAGTTTCTTTGCGTGGTGTCGCGGGAACTCAACAACGCCGCCAACGGCGTCGTCACCGAGTCCAGCCAGAAGGCCAAG gacttttctggctcacttcctgctcatttttACCCACTACGAGGAATTTATACAACCGCCATTAGAGttcatcaggttttttttttttactcaaagtACATGGACACAG TGGCTTCTTTGAGGCTTTTCCTTTTTCAGATCCTGCAGGAGCGAGGCTCGCGCATGTGA
- the LOC130909772 gene encoding BTB/POZ domain-containing protein KCTD2-like isoform X1: MRCSGGQGAPSSRLSTESEGPTRHDTASSGGLAKLHLPAEPLLAAARDAVGSEPEASSLPARATSNVADETRRRRHRSQRQITTTARGGGGGSSSSRVRRFRSVVSQRDVMAEPRVLEATERTDFQHVRGSARPRRPEGDPTEAADETGPRWVRLNVGGTYFVTTRQTLCREPKSFLFRLCQDHPDLDSDKDATGAFLIDRDPAYFGPVLNYLRHGKLIMDKNLAEEGVLEEAEFYNIASLVRLVKERIRDNENRTSQGPVKHVYRVLQCQEEELTQMVSTMSDGWKFEQLIGIGSSYNYGNEDQAEFLCVVSRELNNAANGVVTESSQKAKDFSGSLPAHFYPLRGIYTTAIRVHQVFFFYSKYMDTGILLRFPPILQNHWPTCPRASPQTDPSFS, translated from the exons ATGCGGTGCAGTGGCGGGCAGGGCGCGCCTTCTTCTCGGCTTTCGACTGAGTCTGAGGGCCCGACGAGACACGACACTGCCTCCAGCGGAGGATTGGCAAAATTACATCTCCCAGCAGAGCCGCTGCTGGCAGCTGCGCGTGACGCCGTGGGTTCCGAGCCGGAAGCCTCGTCTTTGCCAGCGCGAGCGACGTCAAATGTCGCGGACGAGACTCGCCGCCGACGTCACCGGAGCCAGCGTCAGATCACGACGACGGctcgcggcggcggcggcggttcGTCTTCTTCGCGGGTGCGCCGTTTCCGAAGCGTCGTGAGCCAGCGCGACGTCATGGCCGAGCCGCGGGTGCTCGAAGCGACCGAGCGGACGGACTTCCAGCACGTCCGCGGCTCGGCTCGGCCCCGTCGGCCCGAGGGCGACCCGACCGAAGCGGCGGACGAGACGGGCCCGCGCTGGGTGCGCCTCAACGTGGGCGGGACCTACTTCGTCACCACCAGGCAGACCTTGTGCAGGGAGCCCAAGTCGTTCCTCTTCCGACTGTGCCAGGACCACCCCGACTTGGACTCTGACAAA GACGCCACCGGAGCCTTTCTGATCGACCGGGATCCCGCCTACTTCGGCCCCGTCCTCAACTACCTGCGCCACGGAAAGCTCATTATGGACAAGAACCTGGCCGAGGAAG GCGTCCTGGAAGAGGCAGAGTTCTACAACATCGCCTCCCTGGTGCGGCTGGTCAAGGAGCGCATAAGGGACAACGAGAACCGCACCTCGCAG GGTCCCGTCAAACACGTCTACCGCGTCCTGCAGTGCCAGGAGGAGGAGCTGACGCAGATGGTCTCCACCATGTCGGACGGATGGAAGTTCGAACAG CTGATCGGCATCGGCTCCTCGTACAATTACGGCAACGAGGACCAGGCGGAGTTTCTTTGCGTGGTGTCGCGGGAACTCAACAACGCCGCCAACGGCGTCGTCACCGAGTCCAGCCAGAAGGCCAAG gacttttctggctcacttcctgctcatttttACCCACTACGAGGAATTTATACAACCGCCATTAGAGttcatcaggttttttttttttactcaaagtACATGGACACAGGTATATTACTCAGATTTCCACCAATTCTTCAAAATCATTGGCCAACTTGCCCGCGAGCGTCGCCGCAGACGGACCCTTCCTTCTCTTAG
- the LOC130909772 gene encoding BTB/POZ domain-containing protein KCTD5-like isoform X3, with the protein MRCSGGQGAPSSRLSTESEGPTRHDTASSGGLAKLHLPAEPLLAAARDAVGSEPEASSLPARATSNVADETRRRRHRSQRQITTTARGGGGGSSSSRVRRFRSVVSQRDVMAEPRVLEATERTDFQHVRGSARPRRPEGDPTEAADETGPRWVRLNVGGTYFVTTRQTLCREPKSFLFRLCQDHPDLDSDKDATGAFLIDRDPAYFGPVLNYLRHGKLIMDKNLAEEGVLEEAEFYNIASLVRLVKERIRDNENRTSQGPVKHVYRVLQCQEEELTQMVSTMSDGWKFEQLIGIGSSYNYGNEDQAEFLCVVSRELNNAANGVVTESSQKAKVILGLLPVHFLII; encoded by the exons ATGCGGTGCAGTGGCGGGCAGGGCGCGCCTTCTTCTCGGCTTTCGACTGAGTCTGAGGGCCCGACGAGACACGACACTGCCTCCAGCGGAGGATTGGCAAAATTACATCTCCCAGCAGAGCCGCTGCTGGCAGCTGCGCGTGACGCCGTGGGTTCCGAGCCGGAAGCCTCGTCTTTGCCAGCGCGAGCGACGTCAAATGTCGCGGACGAGACTCGCCGCCGACGTCACCGGAGCCAGCGTCAGATCACGACGACGGctcgcggcggcggcggcggttcGTCTTCTTCGCGGGTGCGCCGTTTCCGAAGCGTCGTGAGCCAGCGCGACGTCATGGCCGAGCCGCGGGTGCTCGAAGCGACCGAGCGGACGGACTTCCAGCACGTCCGCGGCTCGGCTCGGCCCCGTCGGCCCGAGGGCGACCCGACCGAAGCGGCGGACGAGACGGGCCCGCGCTGGGTGCGCCTCAACGTGGGCGGGACCTACTTCGTCACCACCAGGCAGACCTTGTGCAGGGAGCCCAAGTCGTTCCTCTTCCGACTGTGCCAGGACCACCCCGACTTGGACTCTGACAAA GACGCCACCGGAGCCTTTCTGATCGACCGGGATCCCGCCTACTTCGGCCCCGTCCTCAACTACCTGCGCCACGGAAAGCTCATTATGGACAAGAACCTGGCCGAGGAAG GCGTCCTGGAAGAGGCAGAGTTCTACAACATCGCCTCCCTGGTGCGGCTGGTCAAGGAGCGCATAAGGGACAACGAGAACCGCACCTCGCAG GGTCCCGTCAAACACGTCTACCGCGTCCTGCAGTGCCAGGAGGAGGAGCTGACGCAGATGGTCTCCACCATGTCGGACGGATGGAAGTTCGAACAG CTGATCGGCATCGGCTCCTCGTACAATTACGGCAACGAGGACCAGGCGGAGTTTCTTTGCGTGGTGTCGCGGGAACTCAACAACGCCGCCAACGGCGTCGTCACCGAGTCCAGCCAGAAGGCCAAG GTCATTCTGGGGTTACTTCCTGTCCATTTTttgatcatttag
- the LOC130909772 gene encoding BTB/POZ domain-containing protein KCTD5-like isoform X4, producing the protein MRCSGGQGAPSSRLSTESEGPTRHDTASSGGLAKLHLPAEPLLAAARDAVGSEPEASSLPARATSNVADETRRRRHRSQRQITTTARGGGGGSSSSRVRRFRSVVSQRDVMAEPRVLEATERTDFQHVRGSARPRRPEGDPTEAADETGPRWVRLNVGGTYFVTTRQTLCREPKSFLFRLCQDHPDLDSDKDATGAFLIDRDPAYFGPVLNYLRHGKLIMDKNLAEEGVLEEAEFYNIASLVRLVKERIRDNENRTSQGPVKHVYRVLQCQEEELTQMVSTMSDGWKFEQLIGIGSSYNYGNEDQAEFLCVVSRELNNAANGVVTESSQKAKILQERGSRM; encoded by the exons ATGCGGTGCAGTGGCGGGCAGGGCGCGCCTTCTTCTCGGCTTTCGACTGAGTCTGAGGGCCCGACGAGACACGACACTGCCTCCAGCGGAGGATTGGCAAAATTACATCTCCCAGCAGAGCCGCTGCTGGCAGCTGCGCGTGACGCCGTGGGTTCCGAGCCGGAAGCCTCGTCTTTGCCAGCGCGAGCGACGTCAAATGTCGCGGACGAGACTCGCCGCCGACGTCACCGGAGCCAGCGTCAGATCACGACGACGGctcgcggcggcggcggcggttcGTCTTCTTCGCGGGTGCGCCGTTTCCGAAGCGTCGTGAGCCAGCGCGACGTCATGGCCGAGCCGCGGGTGCTCGAAGCGACCGAGCGGACGGACTTCCAGCACGTCCGCGGCTCGGCTCGGCCCCGTCGGCCCGAGGGCGACCCGACCGAAGCGGCGGACGAGACGGGCCCGCGCTGGGTGCGCCTCAACGTGGGCGGGACCTACTTCGTCACCACCAGGCAGACCTTGTGCAGGGAGCCCAAGTCGTTCCTCTTCCGACTGTGCCAGGACCACCCCGACTTGGACTCTGACAAA GACGCCACCGGAGCCTTTCTGATCGACCGGGATCCCGCCTACTTCGGCCCCGTCCTCAACTACCTGCGCCACGGAAAGCTCATTATGGACAAGAACCTGGCCGAGGAAG GCGTCCTGGAAGAGGCAGAGTTCTACAACATCGCCTCCCTGGTGCGGCTGGTCAAGGAGCGCATAAGGGACAACGAGAACCGCACCTCGCAG GGTCCCGTCAAACACGTCTACCGCGTCCTGCAGTGCCAGGAGGAGGAGCTGACGCAGATGGTCTCCACCATGTCGGACGGATGGAAGTTCGAACAG CTGATCGGCATCGGCTCCTCGTACAATTACGGCAACGAGGACCAGGCGGAGTTTCTTTGCGTGGTGTCGCGGGAACTCAACAACGCCGCCAACGGCGTCGTCACCGAGTCCAGCCAGAAGGCCAAG ATCCTGCAGGAGCGAGGCTCGCGCATGTGA
- the slc16a5a gene encoding monocarboxylate transporter 6 — MSGEENGRAGRHGRIGDRHGAAPEGGWGWVVLASTVAVLALTLAFPACVGIFYSDLQKDFQASNSQTSWVPAIMTAALHAGGPLCSVLVERAGCRATVMLGGVLSGLGVAAGSFARSVGQLYITAGAVAGLGFCFSYQPAVTILGQYFVERRAFANAVSSTGTALGLCALPALADFLRERFGWRGSFLVLGAVLFHCCVCGALMRPLWPPPPPAEPGTRRGFVACVAKHLALDQLLHNRRYAVYAAAITWTMLGFVVPLLYLVPYATAHGTEAGRAASLLSALGAVNVAARPPAGAVFGLRRFRGRHVYVFSAALLLNGLSNLVCCAGPAFPVLLSYALLYGLSMSAVGSLMFTVLMDTVDAGRFPSALGLLSVMESVTLLAGPPLAGLLLDATGDHRLIFAGCAAVVASAAVFLGVAFWRMDTEERARDCDDAAAEGRPLSEDSATVHSPMPREADRL; from the exons ATGAGCGGCGAGGAGAACGGACGCGCCGGCCGTCACGGGAGGATCGGCGATCGCCACGGGGCGGCCCCGGAGGGCGGCTGGGGCTGGGTGGTGCTGGCGTCCACCGTGGCGGTTCTGGCGCTGACGCTGGCCTTCCCGGCCTGCGTGGGCATCTTCTACAGTGACTTGCAGAAGGATTTCCAGGCGTCCAACAGCCAAACGTCGTGGGTGCCCGCCATCATGACGGCCGCACTCCACGCGGGAG GGCCACTGTGCAGCGTGCTGGTGGAGCGGGCGGGTTGCAGAGCGACCGTCATGCTGGGCGGAGTCCTGAGCGGGCTGGGCGTGGCCGCCGGCTCCTTCGCGCGCTCCGTGGGACAACTGTACATCACGGCCGGAGCGGTCGCCG GTTTAGGTTTCTGCTTCAGCTACCAGCCGGCCGTGACCATCTTGGGGCAGTACTTTGTGGAGCGCCGCGCCTTCGCCAACGCCGTCTCGTCCACTGGTACGGCGCTGGGCCTATGCGCGCTTCCGGCGCTGGCCGACTTCCTGCGCGAGCGATTTGGCTGGAGGGGCAGCTTCCTGGTCCTAGGCGCCGTCCTCTTCCACTGCTGCGTCTGCGGTGCCCTCATGCGGCCTCTatggccgccgccgccgccagcGGAACCCGGGACACGTAG GGGCTTTGTGGCGTGCGTGGCCAAACACCTGGCCCTGGACCAGCTGCTGCACAACCGGCGCTACGCCGTCTATGCGGCGGCCATCACCTGGACCATGTTGGGCTTCGTGGTGCCGCTGCTCTACCTGGTGCCCTACGCCACCGCCCACGGCACGGAGGCGGGGCGGGCGGCCTCCCTGCTCTCCGCGCTGGGCGCGGTCAACGTGGCGGCGCGGCCGCCCGCCGGGGCCGTCTTCGGTCTGCGGCGCTTCCGGGGGCGGCACGTCTACGTCTTCTCGGCGGCGCTGCTGCTGAACGGGTTGAGCAACTTGGTGTGCTGCGCGGGCCCGGCCTTCCCGGTGCTGCTGAGCTACGCGCTGCTCTACGGGCTCTCCATGAGCGCGGTGGGCTCGCTCATGTTCACCGTCCTCATGGACACGGTCGACGCCGGGCGCTTTCCCTCGGCGCTCGGCCTTCTGTCGGTCATGGAGAGCGTCACGCTGCTGGCGGGACCACCGCTGGCCG GACTCCTGCTGGACGCCACGGGGGACCACCGCCTCATCTTTGCCGGCTGCGCCGCCGTGGTGGCGTCGGCCGCCGTCTTCCTGGGCGTCGCCTTTTGGCGGATGGACACAGAGGAGCGCGCCCGAGACTGCGACGACGCGGCGGCGGAAGGACGCCCTCTCTCTGAGGACAGCGCGACCGTTCACTCGCCGATGCCGAGGGAAGCCGACCGTTTGTGA